One region of Ananas comosus cultivar F153 linkage group 9, ASM154086v1, whole genome shotgun sequence genomic DNA includes:
- the LOC109714811 gene encoding probable aquaporin NIP5-1 — translation MSEMENGTSNGEGTPRFSYDWNLTPICSRCFPALIKKQLGAEFVGTFILILAGTAAPIVNQKYSSSESLIGNATAAGLAVVAVVLSIGHISGAHLNPSLTIAFAVLRRLPWGHVLPYIATQAVTSITAAFVVKEIFDSSLYAAVTIPTVSIQRAFAVEFIITFNLVFVVTAVTTDTRGVKELAAIAVGATIMFNALIAGPLSGASMNPVKTLGPALVAGIYTQMWIYFLAPTLGAVTGALAYKLVQVNHEDAVAPRSGQSF, via the exons ATGTCGGAGATGGAGAATGGAACTTCAAACGGCGAGGGTACGCCGCGGTTCTCCTATGACTGGAACTTGACACCGATCTGCAGCAGGTGCTTCCCAGCCCTCATCAAAAAG CAGCTAGGGGCAGAGTTTGTGGGCACCTTCATCCTAATCTTAGCTGGGACTGCAGCCCCAATTGTGAACCAGAAGTACAGCAGCAGTGAATCTCTAATTGGCAATGCCACTGCCGCTGGACTGGCGGTCGTGGCGGTAGTCCTATCAATAGGTCACATCTCTGGTGCCCACCTTAATCCGTCACTCACTATCGCCTTCGCAGTGCTCCGTCGCCTCCCCTGGGGCCATGTCCTCCCCTATATTGCCACCCAGGCTGTCACGTCCATCACTGCAGCCTTCGTCGTGAAGGAAATCTTCGACTCCTCCCTCTATGCCGCAGTCACCATCCCTACTGTTAGTATCCAACGAGCATTCGCCGTTGAGTTCATCATCACCTTCAACCTAGTGTTCGTCGTCACAGCAGTCACCACAGATACTCGAGGA GTGAAAGAATTGGCGGCAATAGCAGTTGGAGCAACCATAATGTTTAATGCCCTGATCGCTGG GCCACTAAGTGGAGCCTCAATGAATCCGGTGAAGACGCTCGGGCCGGCATTGGTTGCTGGGATTTACACCCAGATGTGGATATATTTCTTGGCACCAACACTTGGGGCAGTCACGGGAGCTCTTGCCTACAAGCTGGTACAGGTCAATCATGAGGACGCGGTTGCACCTAGGTCGGGGCAAAGCTTTTGA
- the LOC109715026 gene encoding COBRA-like protein 7 isoform X2 gives MDPQGNITINWDFKTITDVYTVIVSIHNYQLYRHIEPPGWKLSWTWSGSEVIWDMKGAETTEQGNCSTYRGDTIPHSCEKNPVVVDLPADAPYNAQAGNCCRGGVLTSIVQDPTRYMSAFEMIVRNPMRSKPSNFSIGVAGYTCGDPVDVPPSKYRFDGQRYTQALKTWQVTCSYSQFRESDMPSCCVSLSAFYYQSIVSCPDCSCGCQGSPAASQCISEGQQPNYLQIPKAKSQDEPISPVVMCTQHMCPIRVHWHLKSNYKDYWRVKVTITNLNFVKNYSDWSLVMQHPNLGSLAQVFSFNFQPLFQIGETNDTVMLWGIERYNDMLLQSGASGNVQSEMLLKKDPREFTFKGGWGFPRRVSFNGHDCIMPSPDAYPALPNGSPRKFPTSAAVHQVVFMGLSPLVLYVVVLLL, from the exons ATGGACCCCCAGGGGAACATCACCATTAACTGGGACTTCAAAACTATCACTGATGTTTACACG gTTATTGTGAGCATCCACAACTACCAACTCTACAGGCACATTGAGCCCCCTGGTTGGAAACTGAGTTGGACATGGTCAGGGAGTGAAGTAATATGGGACATGAAGGGTGCAGAAACCACTGAACAAGGCAATTGTTCAACATACAGAGGAGACACCATCCCGCATAGCTGCGAAAAAAACCCTGTTGTTGTGGACTTACCTGCAGATGCTCCCTACAATGCCCAGGCAGGGAATTGTTGCCGCGGAGGGGTGTTAACTTCAATTGTTCAGGACCCAACTCGGTACATGTCCGCGTTCGAGATGATCGTGCGGAATCCGATGAGGTCCAAGCCGTCGAATTTCAGCATAGGAGTTGCGGGCTACACATGCGGCGATCCAGTCGATGTACCGCCGAGCAAGTATCGGTTCGATGGTCAGCGGTATACGCAAGCTCTAA AGACATGGCAAGTTACATGCTCCTACTCCCAGTTCAGGGAATCTGATATGCCCAGTTGTTGTGTTTCTCTATCTGCTTTCTATTACCAGTCCATAGTCTCGTGCCCAGATTGCAGCTGTGGGTGCCAAGGATCACCTGCTGCATCACAATGCATCAG TGAAGGACAACAGCCTAATTATTTACAGATACCAAAGGCAAAGAGTCAAGATGAGCCAATATCCCCAGTTGTGATGTGCACACAACATATGTGCCCAATTCGAGTACACTGGCACCTGAAATCGAACTACAAGGATTATTGGAGGGTTAAAGTGACAATTACCAACCTGAATTTTGTTAAGAACTACAGTGATTGGAGTTTGGTGATGCAGCATCCCAATCTTGGGAGCTTGGCTCAAGTTTTCAGCTTCAACTTCCAGCCACTTTTTCAGATTGGCGAAACCA ATGACACAGTTATGCTATGGGGGATTGAGCGATACAACGATATGCTTCTGCAGTCGGGCGCGAGTGGGAACGTGCAGTCGGAGATGCTACTGAAGAAGGACCCGCGCGAGTTCACCTTCAAGGGCGGCTGGGGCTTCCCGCGAAGGGTGTCATTCAACGGCCACGATTGCATCATGCCATCGCCGGACGCCTATCCTGCGCTGCCCAACGGAAGCCCGAGGAAATTCCCTACCTCAGCAGCAGTACATCAAGTGGTGTTCATGGGTCTTTCTCCATTGGTGTTGTATGTTGTGGTGCTTTTGTTGTAG
- the LOC109714810 gene encoding alkane hydroxylase MAH1-like, which yields MLQSVGNRNSVEFVEFDGFLQANAKNLLLAGRDTTAVTLTWFFWLLSKNPDVEEAIVEELKANWPRPASEESTPFDREALGKLVYLHAALCECLRLYPPVAIEHKGVSRADVLPSGHAVRPGTILIFHLYSMGRMEGIWGEDCMEFRPERWIVPVGGSGSGREIKHEPAHKFFAFNCGPRSCLGKEMAFNTMKTVVAAMLYNFHVEVVEGHVVEPKLAIILHMKYGLMVRIKKRDKSAW from the coding sequence ATGCTGCAGTCGGTCGGCAACCGGAACTCGGTCGAATTCGTCGAGTTCGACGGTTTCCTCCAAGCCAACGCGAAGAACCTCCTGCTCGCGGGGCGCGACACCACGGCCGTCACGCTGACGTGGTTCTTCTGGCTCCTGTCGAAGAACCCCGACGTCGAGGAGGCGATCGTTGAGGAGCTGAAGGCCAACTGGCCCCGACCGGCTTCGGAAGAAAGCACTCCGTTCGACCGCGAGGCGCTCGGAAAGCTCGTTTACTTGCACGCGGCGCTGTGCGAGTGCCTGCGGCTGTACCCGCCGGTGGCAATCGAGCACAAGGGGGTGTCGAGGGCCGACGTGCTGCCGAGTGGGCACGCGGTGCGGCCGGGGACGATACTGATATTCCACCTGTATTCCATGGGGAGGATGGAGGGGATATGGGGGGAGGATTGCATGGAGTTCAGGCCGGAGCGGTGGATCGTGCCGGtgggcggcagcggcagcggtcGCGAGATAAAGCACGAGCCGGCGCACAAGTTCTTCGCGTTCAACTGTGGGCCGCGGTCGTGCCTGGGGAAGGAGATGGCCTTCAACACGATGAAAACGGTGGTGGCCGCGATGCTCTACAATTTTCACGTAGAGGTGGTGGAGGGGCATGTGGTGGAGCCAAAGCTCGCTATCATACTTCACATGAAATATGGGCTTATGGTGAGGATAAAGAAGAGGGATAAGAGTGCTTGGTAG
- the LOC109715026 gene encoding COBRA-like protein 7 isoform X1, producing the protein MSKWASPLMLLVFVFLFEVADGYDPMDPQGNITINWDFKTITDVYTVIVSIHNYQLYRHIEPPGWKLSWTWSGSEVIWDMKGAETTEQGNCSTYRGDTIPHSCEKNPVVVDLPADAPYNAQAGNCCRGGVLTSIVQDPTRYMSAFEMIVRNPMRSKPSNFSIGVAGYTCGDPVDVPPSKYRFDGQRYTQALKTWQVTCSYSQFRESDMPSCCVSLSAFYYQSIVSCPDCSCGCQGSPAASQCISEGQQPNYLQIPKAKSQDEPISPVVMCTQHMCPIRVHWHLKSNYKDYWRVKVTITNLNFVKNYSDWSLVMQHPNLGSLAQVFSFNFQPLFQIGETNDTVMLWGIERYNDMLLQSGASGNVQSEMLLKKDPREFTFKGGWGFPRRVSFNGHDCIMPSPDAYPALPNGSPRKFPTSAAVHQVVFMGLSPLVLYVVVLLL; encoded by the exons ATGAGCAAATGGGCTTCGCCAttaatgctcctcgtgttcgtATTCTTATTCGAAGTCGCAG ATGGTTACGATCCCATGGACCCCCAGGGGAACATCACCATTAACTGGGACTTCAAAACTATCACTGATGTTTACACG gTTATTGTGAGCATCCACAACTACCAACTCTACAGGCACATTGAGCCCCCTGGTTGGAAACTGAGTTGGACATGGTCAGGGAGTGAAGTAATATGGGACATGAAGGGTGCAGAAACCACTGAACAAGGCAATTGTTCAACATACAGAGGAGACACCATCCCGCATAGCTGCGAAAAAAACCCTGTTGTTGTGGACTTACCTGCAGATGCTCCCTACAATGCCCAGGCAGGGAATTGTTGCCGCGGAGGGGTGTTAACTTCAATTGTTCAGGACCCAACTCGGTACATGTCCGCGTTCGAGATGATCGTGCGGAATCCGATGAGGTCCAAGCCGTCGAATTTCAGCATAGGAGTTGCGGGCTACACATGCGGCGATCCAGTCGATGTACCGCCGAGCAAGTATCGGTTCGATGGTCAGCGGTATACGCAAGCTCTAA AGACATGGCAAGTTACATGCTCCTACTCCCAGTTCAGGGAATCTGATATGCCCAGTTGTTGTGTTTCTCTATCTGCTTTCTATTACCAGTCCATAGTCTCGTGCCCAGATTGCAGCTGTGGGTGCCAAGGATCACCTGCTGCATCACAATGCATCAG TGAAGGACAACAGCCTAATTATTTACAGATACCAAAGGCAAAGAGTCAAGATGAGCCAATATCCCCAGTTGTGATGTGCACACAACATATGTGCCCAATTCGAGTACACTGGCACCTGAAATCGAACTACAAGGATTATTGGAGGGTTAAAGTGACAATTACCAACCTGAATTTTGTTAAGAACTACAGTGATTGGAGTTTGGTGATGCAGCATCCCAATCTTGGGAGCTTGGCTCAAGTTTTCAGCTTCAACTTCCAGCCACTTTTTCAGATTGGCGAAACCA ATGACACAGTTATGCTATGGGGGATTGAGCGATACAACGATATGCTTCTGCAGTCGGGCGCGAGTGGGAACGTGCAGTCGGAGATGCTACTGAAGAAGGACCCGCGCGAGTTCACCTTCAAGGGCGGCTGGGGCTTCCCGCGAAGGGTGTCATTCAACGGCCACGATTGCATCATGCCATCGCCGGACGCCTATCCTGCGCTGCCCAACGGAAGCCCGAGGAAATTCCCTACCTCAGCAGCAGTACATCAAGTGGTGTTCATGGGTCTTTCTCCATTGGTGTTGTATGTTGTGGTGCTTTTGTTGTAG
- the LOC109714991 gene encoding alkane hydroxylase MAH1-like, with amino-acid sequence MAWAWSCVNSLSFFTSTTTCASLVLLLIPLLSFLFLHLRRVNRCSVVPVNWPVLGMLPAAPAHLHHLHDHGVRVFAATRWSFAFRGPWLLRMDMLFTCDPANVNHVFSTHSAIYPKGPDFADNFEIFGESLINTDGETWRAQRRMIHNLMTSRRFRCYELRASRDKVENGLIPLLRRFAESNAAVDLQDVFLRLTFDTTCALVLGVDPGCLSDGFPTVPFAKALDVASEAIFFRHVVPKIGWKILKWLEIGRERKLAAAARVMDAFVDETIAARRKQVEAMKEGEAVEQADLLTTYMLQSVGNRNSVEFVEFDGFLQANAKNLLLAGRDTTAATLTWFFWLLSKNPDVEEAIVEELKANWPRPASEESTPFDREALGKLVYLHAALCECLRLYPPVAIQHKGVSRADVLPSGHAVRPGTMLIFHLYSMGRMEGIWGEDCMEFRPERWIVPGGGSGSGREIKHEPAHKFFAFNCGPRSCLGKEMAFNTMKTVVAAMLYNFHVEVVEGHVVEPKLTIILHMKYGLMVRIKKRDKSSW; translated from the exons atGGCTTGGGCTTGGTCATGTGTGAACTCACTTAGCTTCTTCACTAGTACTACTACATGCGCTTCACTGGTCCTCCTCCTTatccccctcctctccttcctcttcctccatcTCCGCCGCGTCAACCGCTGCAGCGTCGTCCCCGTGAATTGGCCGGTGCTCGGCATGCTCCCCGCCGCCCCGGcccacctccaccacctccaCGACCACGGCGTCCGCGTCTTCGCAGCGACGCGCTGGTCCTTTGCCTTCCGCGGGCCCTGGCTCCTCCGCATGGACATGCTCTTCACCTGCGACCCCGCGAACGTCAACCATGTCTTCAGCACGCACTCCGCCATCTACCCGAAGGGCCCGGACTTCGCCGACAACTTCGAGATATTTGGCGAGAGCCTGATCAACACCGACGGCGAGACGTGGCGCGCTCAGCGGCGGATGATCCACAACCTCATGACCAGCCGCAG GTTTAGATGTTACGAGCTCCGCGCCAGCCGCGACAAGGTGGAGAACGGCCTCATCCCGCTTCTCCGCCGCTTCGCCGAGTCGAACGCGGCGGTCGACCTGCAAGACGTGTTCTTGCGGTTGACTTTCGACACGACATGCGCGCTGGTCCTCGGCGTGGACCCCGGCTGCCTGTCTGACGGCTTCCCGACCGTCCCGTTCGCCAAGGCGCTGGACGTCGCCTCCGAGGCCATCTTCTTCCGGCACGTCGTTCCGAAAATCGGGTGGAAAATATTGAAGTGGCTTGAAATAGGGAGAGAGCGGAAGCTCGCGGCGGCTGCGAGAGTCATGGATGCCTTCGTTGACGAGACGATCGCGGCGAGGAGGAAGCAGGTGGAGGCCATGAAGGAAGGCGAGGCGGTCGAGCAGGCCGATCTCCTCACAACGTACATGCTGCAGTCGGTCGGCAACCGGAACTCGGTCGAATTCGTCGAGTTCGATGGTTTCCTCCAAGCCAACGCGAAGAACCTCCTGCTCGCGGGGCGCGACACCACAGCTGCCACCCTGACGTGGTTCTTCTGGCTCCTGTCGAAGAACCCCGACGTCGAGGAGGCGATCGTCGAGGAGCTGAAGGCGAACTGGCCCCGACCGGCTTCGGAAGAAAGCACTCCGTTCGACCGCGAGGCGCTCGGAAAGCTCGTTTACTTGCATGCGGCGCTGTGCGAGTGCCTGCGGCTGTACCCGCCAGTGGCGATCCAGCACAAGGGGGTGTCGAGGGCCGACGTGCTGCCGAGCGGGCACGCGGTGCGGCCGGGGACGATGCTGATATTCCACCTGTATTCCATGGGGAGGATGGAGGGGATATGGGGGGAGGATTGCATGGAGTTCAGGCCGGAGCGGTGGATCGTGCCTgggggcggcagcggcagcggtcGCGAGATAAAGCACGAGCCGGCGCACAAGTTCTTCGCGTTCAACTGCGGGCCGCGGTCGTGCCTGGGGAAGGAGATGGCCTTCAACACGATGAAAACGGTGGTGGCCGCGATGCTCTACAATTTTCACGTAGAGGTGGTGGAGGGGCATGTGGTGGAGCCAAAGCTCACTATCATACTTCACATGAAATATGGGCTCATGGTGAGGATAAAGAAGAGGGATAAGAGTTCGTGGTag
- the LOC109715026 gene encoding COBRA-like protein 7 isoform X3: protein MKGAETTEQGNCSTYRGDTIPHSCEKNPVVVDLPADAPYNAQAGNCCRGGVLTSIVQDPTRYMSAFEMIVRNPMRSKPSNFSIGVAGYTCGDPVDVPPSKYRFDGQRYTQALKTWQVTCSYSQFRESDMPSCCVSLSAFYYQSIVSCPDCSCGCQGSPAASQCISEGQQPNYLQIPKAKSQDEPISPVVMCTQHMCPIRVHWHLKSNYKDYWRVKVTITNLNFVKNYSDWSLVMQHPNLGSLAQVFSFNFQPLFQIGETNDTVMLWGIERYNDMLLQSGASGNVQSEMLLKKDPREFTFKGGWGFPRRVSFNGHDCIMPSPDAYPALPNGSPRKFPTSAAVHQVVFMGLSPLVLYVVVLLL from the exons ATGAAGGGTGCAGAAACCACTGAACAAGGCAATTGTTCAACATACAGAGGAGACACCATCCCGCATAGCTGCGAAAAAAACCCTGTTGTTGTGGACTTACCTGCAGATGCTCCCTACAATGCCCAGGCAGGGAATTGTTGCCGCGGAGGGGTGTTAACTTCAATTGTTCAGGACCCAACTCGGTACATGTCCGCGTTCGAGATGATCGTGCGGAATCCGATGAGGTCCAAGCCGTCGAATTTCAGCATAGGAGTTGCGGGCTACACATGCGGCGATCCAGTCGATGTACCGCCGAGCAAGTATCGGTTCGATGGTCAGCGGTATACGCAAGCTCTAA AGACATGGCAAGTTACATGCTCCTACTCCCAGTTCAGGGAATCTGATATGCCCAGTTGTTGTGTTTCTCTATCTGCTTTCTATTACCAGTCCATAGTCTCGTGCCCAGATTGCAGCTGTGGGTGCCAAGGATCACCTGCTGCATCACAATGCATCAG TGAAGGACAACAGCCTAATTATTTACAGATACCAAAGGCAAAGAGTCAAGATGAGCCAATATCCCCAGTTGTGATGTGCACACAACATATGTGCCCAATTCGAGTACACTGGCACCTGAAATCGAACTACAAGGATTATTGGAGGGTTAAAGTGACAATTACCAACCTGAATTTTGTTAAGAACTACAGTGATTGGAGTTTGGTGATGCAGCATCCCAATCTTGGGAGCTTGGCTCAAGTTTTCAGCTTCAACTTCCAGCCACTTTTTCAGATTGGCGAAACCA ATGACACAGTTATGCTATGGGGGATTGAGCGATACAACGATATGCTTCTGCAGTCGGGCGCGAGTGGGAACGTGCAGTCGGAGATGCTACTGAAGAAGGACCCGCGCGAGTTCACCTTCAAGGGCGGCTGGGGCTTCCCGCGAAGGGTGTCATTCAACGGCCACGATTGCATCATGCCATCGCCGGACGCCTATCCTGCGCTGCCCAACGGAAGCCCGAGGAAATTCCCTACCTCAGCAGCAGTACATCAAGTGGTGTTCATGGGTCTTTCTCCATTGGTGTTGTATGTTGTGGTGCTTTTGTTGTAG
- the LOC109715257 gene encoding monothiol glutaredoxin-S6 — MAPRGAPSAAALRRRRTAAPLASAAALVMLLWLSPEPAGAVNSAAAFVQNAVYSNRIAIFSKSYCPYSIRAKRIFRQLQEKPFVVELDRRVDGWEIQNVLLDLVGRSTVPQVFVNGQYIGGSDETVKALKNGQLEKLLGRSRSY, encoded by the exons ATGGCGCCGCGCGGTGCGCCGAGCGCCGccgctctccgccgccgccgcacggCGGCGCCGCTCGCTTCCGCGGCGGCGCTGGTGATGCTGCTGTGGCTCTCGCCGGAGCCCGCCGGAGCCGTCaactccgccgccgccttcgtCCAAAACGCCGTCTACTCCAATCGCATCGCCATCTTCTCCAAATCCTATTGCCC GTACTCCATCCGCGCTAAGCGCATATTTCGTCAACTGCAGGAGAAGCCATTTGTTGTAGAACTTGATCGCAGAG TTGATGGATGGGAGATCCAAAATGTTCTTCTAGATTTAGTTGGCCGAAGCACCGTCCCGCAAGTTTTTGTTAACGGCCAGTATATTGGTGGTTCAGATG AAACAGTCAAGGCACTCAAGAATGGGCAACTTGAGAAACTTCTTGGGAGAAGTCGATCGTACTAA